Within Streptomyces sp. NBC_00704, the genomic segment GTTCCTTTGTCCCTGCCCCCGCCCGATATGAATCCCCACCGTCCCACCACCACACGAACGTGGGACCCACGAGAGAGCGTGCCCTGTGGCTGACGTGCCTGCCGATCTTGCCGCAGTGTGGCCACGAGTACTGGAACAGTTCCTCGGTGAGGGCCGTGGCCAGGGCGTCGAGGTGAAGGACGGACACTGGATCCGGCGCTGCCAGCCGCTCGCGCTGGTGGCGGACACGGCCCTGCTGGCCGTCCCCAACGAATTCGCGAAGAACGTCCTCGAAGGACGCCTCGCCCCGATCATCAGCGAGACGCTGAGCCGCGAGTGCGGCCGCCCGATCCGCATCGCGATCACCGTCGACGACTCGGCGGGCGAACCCCCGGCACCGCCGTCCAACTCCGCCCAGCAGCAGCCGCGCTACGAGGAGCCCGAGCTCCCCGCCGGCCCCTACGAGGCACAGGACGGCGGCCGGTACGAGGGACAGGACGGCCGGTACGAGAACCAGTACGAGGGCTACGGCCGGCACCGCGCCGACCAGCTGCCCCCCACGCCGGGCGACCAGCTCCCCGGCTCACGCGCCGACCAGCTGCCCACCGCGCGCCCCGCCTACCCCTCCGAGTACCAGCGCCCGGAACCCGGCGCCTGGCCGCGCCCCCAGCAGGACGAGTACAGCTGGCAGCAGCAGCGGCTCGGCTTCCCCGAGCGCGACCCCTACGCGTCGCCGTCGTCGCAGGACTCCTACGGCGGCCCCGCCGCCCAGGACCCGTACGCCTCCTCCCGCCCGCAGGACTACCGCCCGCAGTCCGCGGAACGGCCGCCCTACGACACCTCGCCCTACGAGCAGAAGCGCCCCGAGTACGACAAGCCCCGCTCCGACTACGACCAGCGCGACGCCGGCCGCCGGGAGCTGTCCGACCCGTCGTCGCAGGGACCCGGCCACCACCACCGCGGCGGACCCGGCGGACCGGGACAGGGCGGCATGGGCGCGCCCGGGCCGTCGGCCGCGCAGTCCTCGCCGACACCCGGACCGGGCGAGCCGACCGCACGCCTGAACCCCAAGTACCTCTTCGACACGTTCGTCATCGGCGCCTCCAACCGCTTCGCGCACGCGGCCGCCGTGGCCGTCGCCGAAGCACCCGCGAAGGCCTACAACCCCCTGTTCATCTACGGGGAGTCAGGCCTCGGCAAGACACACCTGCTGCACGCCATCGGGCACTACGCGCGAAGCCTCTACCCCGGCACGCGCGTGCGGTACGTCAGCTCGGAGGAGTTCACCAACGAGTTCATCAACTCCATCCGCGACGGCAAGGGCGACAGCTTCCGCAAGCGGTACCGCGAGATGGACATCCTGCTCGTCGACGACATCCAGTTCCTCGCGGACAAGGAGTCGACGCAGGAGGAGTTCTTCCACACCTTCAACACCCTCCACAACGCCAACAAGCAGATCGTGCTGTCCAGCGACCGGCCGCCGAAGCAGCTGGTCACGCTGGAGGACCGGCTGCGGAACCGTTTCGAGTGGGGTCTGATCACCGACGTCCAGCCGCCGGAACTGGAGACGCGGATCGCGATCCTGCGCAAGAAGGCGGTGCAGGAACAGCTCAACGCCCCGCCGGAGGTGCTGGAGTTCATCGCCTCACGGATCTCGCGCAACATCCGCGAACTGGAGGGCGCCCTGATCCGGGTGACGGCGTTCGCCTCGCTGAACCGGCAGCCCGTGGACCTGGGCCTGACGGAGATCGTCCTGAAGGACCTGATCCCCGGCGGCGACGACTCCACCCCGGAGATCACCTCGACGGCCATCATGAGCGCGACCGCCGACTACTTCGGGCTCACCATCGAGGACCTGTGCGGCAGCTCGCGCGGCCGCCAGCTCGTCACGGCCCGGCAGATCGCCATGTACCTGTGCCGCGAGCTGACCGACCTGTCGCTGCCGAAGATCGGCGCGCTGTTCGGCGGCCGCGACCACACCACGGTCATGCACGCGGACCGCAAGATCCGCAATCTGATGGCCGAGCGGCGCTCCATCTACAACCAGGTCACCGAGCTGACCAACCGCATCAAGAACGGCTGACGGCGCACCGCGGAGCGCGGCGGCCCGGCCCGGCCGGGGCACCGGCTCACCGCCGCGCGCATCGTGCCTCTGCTGCACGCGGGCCACGCGCGTCCTGGACGTCCGCGAAGGGCGTCCCCGGAACTCCTCCGGGGACGCCCTTCGCCGTTTACCCCAACCTCCGGGCCTCCGGGCCGCCAGGCCCCGCCCAGGGCCATCCCCGCCCAAGGCCACTCGCGGCCCCGCCAGGCAACCCGAAGCCGGGCCGGGGCGGGCCGGGGGTGGGGCGACGCGGCGCCGGGGGTCGGACTCGAGGTGGGCGGCGCACGCCCCGAGGCGGGTCTGCGGAGGGCCTGACGAGGGCCGAGGAAGCCCGAGGAGGGCCGTGGCGGGCTGGATGCGGGCGGGATGCGGGCCGGATGCGGGCCCCGTCGCGGTCGTACAGCGGTCGCTCACCGGTCACCCGGTGTTCGATTAAAGGCCCGGGTTACGGCCTCCCTCCACAGATTCGGTGACTTTTTCCCGTCCACACCCTGGGGACTGCGAAGTTGTCCAGACTGTGTCCACAGGCGTCCCGCGTGCGAGACGATCGAGCGAGGTCAACCGGCTGTGGATTAGTGGACAAAGGTTATCCACAGCCTGTGGACGAAGAAATGATCCACAGGCTGTGCACGGAGTTGTCCACCGGCCGCCCACAGGCTGAAGCCGGTTGTCCCCAGCGATCACCGGCTTCTCCACATGTCTGTCCACTGTTCGGCAACGTGACGCGGCTCCTCACCGCGCCGAGTGAAAGGCGTCACACGAAGTTGCCGAGGCGGGCTGTGGGAAAGCCAACGAAACCTGGGGACGGAGTTGGGGACAAGTCGGCCCTCCCTGTGTACGGAGTGTGCAGAACTTTCTGTTCTCCACAGAAGGCCCGAGTTATCCACTGGCTCCGCCCACAGGGTCGGTGGATAAAAAACCGGCCCTGAGCTGGGAAAACGGGGTTATCCACGGTATCCACAGGCCCTACTACTACTGACAACTAGAGAGAGCGAGGAATCCGTTTCGAAGTGGGACCTGTGCACAACTCGCTGTTCGGCGTCCGGCTGCCCCTCGTCACGACTTGACCCCGAGGGGCACCGACTGACAGTGCGGTGCGTCAGACTGGTCCCCGATGGTCCTTCCCCTCACCGGGGCCGGCCACACCGAGACAGACGACGAAGGCCAGGCAGGGCGAGAAGCGCCGGCAACAGCAGGAGGCGGCAAGAGTGAAGATCCGGGTGGAACGCGACGTACTCGCGGAGGCCGTGGCCTGGGCGGCGCGCAGCCTCCCGGCCCGTCCGCCGGCGCCTGTCCTCGCCGGCCTGCTGCTGAAGGCCGAGGACGGCCAGCTGAGCCTGTCGAGCTTCGACTACGAGGTGTCCGCGCGGGTCTCCGTCGAGACCGAGGTCGAGGAGGAGGGCACCGTCCTCGTCTCGGGCCGTCTGCTCGCGGACATCTGCCGTGCCCTGCCGAACCGTCCGGTGGAGATCTCCACAGACGGTGTGCGGGCCACGGTGGTCTGCGGCCCCTCGCGCTTCACCCTCCACACCCTGCCCGTGGAGGAGTACCCGTCGCTGCCGCAGATGCCGAACGCGACGGGCACCGTCCCCGGTGACGTCTTCGCCTCCGCCGCCGCCCAGGTCGCCATCGCCGCGGGCCGCGACGACACGCTGCCCGTGCTCACCGGTGTGCGCATCGAGATCGAGGGCGACACCGTCACGCTGGCCTCCACCGACCGCTACCGCTTCGCGGTCCGCGAGTTCCTGTGGAAGCCGGAGAACCCGGACGCGTCCGCGGTCGCCCTGGTGCCCGCCAAGACGCTCCTGGACACGGCCAAGGCGCTCACGAGCGGCGACAGCGTCACCCTGGCGCTGTCCGGCGGCGGCTCGGGCGAGGGCCTGATCGGCTTCGAGGGCGCGGGCCGGCGGACGACGACCCGTCTCCTGGAGGGCGACCTCCCGAAGTACCGCACGCTGTTCCCGACCGAGTTCAACTCCGTCGCCGTGATCGAGACCGCCCCCTTCGTGGAGGCCGTGAAGCGCGTGGCCCTGGTCGCCGAGCGCAACACCCCGGTGCGCCTCAGCTTCGAGCAGGGCGTGCTCATCCTGGAGGCCGGCTCCAGCGACGACGCACAGGCTGTGGAGAGGGTCGACGCCCAGCTGGAGGGCGACGACATCTCGATCGCCTTCAACCCGACCTTCCTGCTGGACGGCCTGAGCGCCATCGACTCGCCCGTGGCCCAGCTGTCCTTCACGACGTCCACCAAGCCCGCGCTGCTCAGCGGCAAGCCGGCCCTGGACGCCGAGGCGGACGACGCCTACAAGTACCTGATCATGCCGGTGCGGCTGAGCGGCTGAGCGGGTCCGGCTCGGGCCCCGGCGTCCGGGCGGGCGCCGTTGCCGGGCCGGTCGGTGCCGGTCGGTGCCGGAGGTCGTCCACAGGCTGTGGCCGACGGGGCTCGGTCTGTGGACGAAGCCGCTGGTGAGCGGCGTGCGGGGCGGTACGTCTGAGCGCGTATGCCCACAGGTGTGCGTGACCGTCCGGGTTTAGGCTCGGAGGGGGCACGAGGTGCCCCACACGCCACACAGCGACCTAAGGAACAACTGATGGAGCTCGGTCTCGTCGGCCTCGGCAAGATGGGCGGCAACATGCGCGAGCGGATCCGCCGCGCCGGCCACACCGTCGTCGGATACGACCGCAACCCGGACCTCGCGGACGTCCACAGCCTCGAAGAGCTGGTGGGCAAGCTCAAGGGCCCGCGGGTGGTCTGGGTGATGGTCCCGGCCGGCGCCGCCACCCAGTCGACCGTCGACGAGCTCGGCGAGTTGCTGGAGCCGGGCGACGTCGTCGTCGACGGCGGCAACTCCCGCTGGACGGACGACGAGAAGCACGCCGAGGAGCTCGCGGCCAAGGGCATCGGGTTCGTCGACTGCGGCGTCTCCGGGGGCGTCTGGGGCCTGGAGAACGGCTACGCGCTGATGTACGGCGGTGACGCGGAGAACGTCGCCAAGGTGCAGCCGGTCTTCGACGCGCTCAAGCCCGAGGGCGACTTCGGCGCGGTGCACGCCGGCAAGGTCGGCGCCGGTCACTTCGCCAAGATGGTCCACAACGGCATCGAGTACGCCATGATGCAGGCCTACGCCGAGGGCTGGGAGCTGCTGGAGAAGGTCGACTCGGTCACGGACGTGCGCGAGGTCTTCCGGTCCTGGCAGGAGGGCACGGTCATCCGGTCCTGGCTGCTGGACCTGGCCGTCAACGCCCTCGACGAGGACGAGCACCTGGACCGGCTGCGCGGCTTCGCCCAGGACTCCGGCGAGGGCCGGTGGACGGTCGAGGCGGCCATCGACAACGCCGTGCCGCTGCCCGCGATCACGGCCTCGCTGTTCGCCCGGTTCGCCTCCCGGCAGGACGACTCGCCGCAGATGAAGATGATCGCGGCGCTGCGCAACCAGTTCGGCGGCCACGCCGTCGAGAAGAAGTAATCCACAGGGTCGCGTCCGCGATCCACAACCCGCGATCCACACCCTGGGGAGGTCGGCGAACGACCATGCACGTCACGCATCTGTCGCTGGCCGACTTCCGCTCGTACGCCCGGGTCGAAGTTCCGCTCGATCCGGGCGTCACCGCTTTCGTGGGGCCCAACGGGCAGGGCAAGACCAATCTCGTCGAGGCCGTCGGCTATCTGGCCACGCTGGGCAGCCACCGGGTCGCTTCGGACGCGCCCTTGGTGCGGATGGGCGCCGACCGTGCGATCGTGCGGGCGCAGGTCAGGCAGGGCGAGCGGCAGCAGCTGGTCGAGCTGGAGCTGAACCCGGGCCGGGCCAACCGGGCTCGTATCAACCGGTCTTCGCAGGTCAAGCCGCGTGATGTGCTGGGCATCGTCAGGACGGTGCTGTTCGCGCCGGAGGATCTGGCGCTGGTGAAGGGCGACCCCGGTGAGCGGCGCCGCTTCCTCGACGAGCTGATCACCGCGCGCTCGCCGCGGATGGCGGGGGTGCGGGCGGACTACGAGCGGGTGCTCAAGCAGCGCAACACGCTGCTGAAGTCGGCGGCGCTGGCGCGCCGGCACGGGGGCCGTTCCATGGACCTGTCGACGCTGGACGTGTGGGACCAGCATCTCGCGCGCGTGGGTGCGGAGTTGCTGGCTCAGCGGCTCGATCTGGTGGCCGCGATCCAGCCGCTGGCCGACAAGGCGTACGAGCAGCTCGCGCCCGGTGGCGGTCCCGTGGGCCTGGAGTACAGGCCGTCGGCGCCGGGTGAGGCGCACACGCGTGAGGATCTGTACGAGCAGTTGACGGCGGCGCTCGTGGAGGCGCGCAAGCAGGAGATCGAGCGGGGCGTCACGCTGGTGGGTCCGCACCGGGACGATCTGACGCTGAAGCTGGGTCCGCTGCCCGCCAAGGGGTACGCCTCGCACGGGGAGTCCTGGTCGTACGCGCTGGCGCTGCGGCTGGCCTCGTACGACCTGCTGCGGGCGGAGGGCAACGAGCCGGTGCTGGTCCTGGACGACGTGTTCGCGGAGCTGGACGCCCGTCGGCGGGAGCGGTTGGCGGAGCTGGTGGCGCCGGGTGAGCAGGTGTTGGTGACGGCGGCGGTCGACGACGACGTGCCGGGGGTGCTCGCGGGGGCGCGGTACAGCGTGTCCGAGGGGTCGGTGGAGCGCGTATGAGCGGTGACGAGGCCGAGGCGAAGGGGGCGCCGGAGCGGGTGCCGGAGCCTTCGGGCGTCGATCTCGCGCGCGTGGCGCTGAGGGCGGCGCGGGAGCAGGCACGCGCGCGTGGGGACGCGGCGCAGCAGAAGAAGCAGGCCCGGCGCGGGGGAGGGCTGCGCTCCGGGGCGGGCGCGGACGGCCGTGATCCTCTGGCGCTGGGGGCCGCGATCAACCGGCTGCTGACCGAGCGGGGCTGGGAGGCGCCGGCGGCGGTGGGCGGGGTGATGGGCCGGTGGCCGCAGATCGTCGGGGAGGACGTGGCCAAGCACTGTGAGCCGGAGCGGTACGACGAGGAGGAGCGGGCGTTGATCGTGCGCTGTGACTCCACGGCGTGGGCGACGAACCTGCGGCTGCTCGCCCCGACGCTCGTGGCGCGGCTGAACGAGGATCTCGGTCATGGCACGGTCCGGTTGATCAAGGTTCTCGGTCCGGGGGGTCCGCAGCGTCGCTACGGTCCCTTGAGGGCGCCGGGGAGCACTGGTCCCGGTGATACCTACGGGTGACGTGTATCACGTCTTGGTGCGGCCGGGCGGTCCTGACGGGACCGTCCGGCCTTCTTTTCGCGCGCCCGCGTGCGAGTGCGAATCGGGACGTGACTCCCAAGTAGCCAAGGGTTGACACCTGGAAGCGCTGAGTGCCTCCGTGAGCCTCTTGGAGCCCCCTTCCGTATATCGGGACCCGGAAGAGACCGGTTGAGGGCGGCACATGCGGACTCAGGTACCGGCAAACCCCCATCAGTGTCAGTGCTACCGGTAGACTGGAAGCCAATCCCGCCCCGAACGTGGGGACCGCCCGGGAAAAGCTGAGCAACGCTGATCAAGGCTTACCAACGCAACATGCCGCAGCCGCTCCGGCAACCCGCCGACGAGCCTGGCTGGTGCTGTGCCAGAAAGGGCGCTTCGTGGCCGATTCCGGCAACCCCAACGAGAACATCCCGTCCACCGACGCCGGCGCGAGCAGCGGGGCGTCCGCCTCGTCGAGCCACGAGGTCACCGCCTCGTACGACGCCAGCGCCATTACCGTCCTCGAGGGCCTGGACGCCGTCCGCAAGCGACCCGGTATGTACATCGGTTCCACCGGTGAGCGCGGTCTGCACCACCTCGTGTACGAGGTCGTCGACAACTCGGTCGACGAGGCGCTGGCCGGTCACGCGGACACCATCGACGTGACGATCCTGGCCGACGGCGGTGTACGGGTCACCGACAACGGCCGCGGCATCCCGGTGGGCATCGTCGCCTCCGAGGGCAAGCCGGCCCTCGAGGTCGTGCTGACCGTGCTGCACGCGGGCGGCAAGTTCGGCGGCGGCGGTTACGCGGTCTCCGGCGGTCTGCACGGCGTCGGCGTGTCCGTCGTCAACGCGCTGTCCAGCAAGGTCGCCGTCGAGGTCAGGACGGACGGCCACCGCTGGACGCAGGACTACAAGATGGGCGTTCCGACGGCGCCGCTGGCCAAGCACGAGGCCATCGCGGACACGGGCACGTCGGTCACCTTCTGGGCCGACGCGGACATCTTCGAGACGACCGAGTACTCCTTCGAGACGCTGTCGCGGCGCTTCCAGGAGATGGCGTTCCTCAACAAGGGCCTGACGATCAGGCTCACCGACGAGCGCGAGTCGGCGAAGGCGACCGCCGGGGCGGACGAGGCGGGTGCGGACGAGAAGGACGAGGTCAAGACCGTCACGTACCACTACGAGGGCGGCATCGTCGACTTCGTGAAGTACCTCAACTCCCGCAAGGGTGAGGCGGTTCACCCGACGGTCATCGACTTGGAGGCGGAGGACAAGGACAAGAGCCTGTCCCTCGAGGTCGCCATGCAGTGGAACAGCGGTTACAGCGAGGGCGTGTACTCCTTCGCCAACATCATTCACACGCATGAGGGCGGCACGCACGAGGAGGGCTTCCGTGCGGCGCTGACGAACCTGGTCAACAAGTACGCGCGTGACAAGAAGCTGCTGCGCGAGAAGGACGACAACCTCACGGGCGACGACATCCGCGAGGGTCTGACGGCGATCATCTCGGTGAAGCTGAGCGAGCCTCAGTTCGAGGGCCAGACCAAGACCAAGCTGGGCAACACGGAGGCCAAGACCTTCGTCCAGAAGGCGGTCTACGAGCACCTCAACGACTGGCTGGACCGTAATCCGGTGGAGGCGGCGGACATCGTCCGCAAGGGCATCCAGGCGGCCACCGCGCGCGTGGCGGCCCGCAAGGCCCGCGACCTGACGCGCCGCAAGGGGCTGCTGGAGTCGGCGTCGCTGCCGGGCAAGCTCTCCGACTGCCAGTCGAACGACCCGACCAAGTGCGAGATCTTCATCGTCGAGGGCGACTCGGCCGGCGGTTCGGCCAAGTCCGGCCGCAACCCGCAGTACCAGGCGATCCTCCCGATCCGCGGCAAGATCCTCAACGTCGAGAAGGCGCGGATCGACAAGATCCTGCAGAACCAGGAGATCCAGGCGCTGATCTCCGCCTTCGGCACCGGTGTGCACGAGGACTTCGACATCGAGAAGCTCCGCTATCACAAGATCATCCTGATGGCGGACGCCGACGTCGACGGTCAGCACATCAGCACCCTGCTGCTGACCTTCCTGTTCCGCTTCATGCGGCCGCTGGTCGAGTCCGGGCAC encodes:
- the gnd gene encoding phosphogluconate dehydrogenase (NAD(+)-dependent, decarboxylating), whose product is MELGLVGLGKMGGNMRERIRRAGHTVVGYDRNPDLADVHSLEELVGKLKGPRVVWVMVPAGAATQSTVDELGELLEPGDVVVDGGNSRWTDDEKHAEELAAKGIGFVDCGVSGGVWGLENGYALMYGGDAENVAKVQPVFDALKPEGDFGAVHAGKVGAGHFAKMVHNGIEYAMMQAYAEGWELLEKVDSVTDVREVFRSWQEGTVIRSWLLDLAVNALDEDEHLDRLRGFAQDSGEGRWTVEAAIDNAVPLPAITASLFARFASRQDDSPQMKMIAALRNQFGGHAVEKK
- the recF gene encoding DNA replication/repair protein RecF (All proteins in this family for which functions are known are DNA-binding proteins that assist the filamentation of RecA onto DNA for the initiation of recombination or recombinational repair.), with amino-acid sequence MHVTHLSLADFRSYARVEVPLDPGVTAFVGPNGQGKTNLVEAVGYLATLGSHRVASDAPLVRMGADRAIVRAQVRQGERQQLVELELNPGRANRARINRSSQVKPRDVLGIVRTVLFAPEDLALVKGDPGERRRFLDELITARSPRMAGVRADYERVLKQRNTLLKSAALARRHGGRSMDLSTLDVWDQHLARVGAELLAQRLDLVAAIQPLADKAYEQLAPGGGPVGLEYRPSAPGEAHTREDLYEQLTAALVEARKQEIERGVTLVGPHRDDLTLKLGPLPAKGYASHGESWSYALALRLASYDLLRAEGNEPVLVLDDVFAELDARRRERLAELVAPGEQVLVTAAVDDDVPGVLAGARYSVSEGSVERV
- the dnaA gene encoding chromosomal replication initiator protein DnaA produces the protein MADVPADLAAVWPRVLEQFLGEGRGQGVEVKDGHWIRRCQPLALVADTALLAVPNEFAKNVLEGRLAPIISETLSRECGRPIRIAITVDDSAGEPPAPPSNSAQQQPRYEEPELPAGPYEAQDGGRYEGQDGRYENQYEGYGRHRADQLPPTPGDQLPGSRADQLPTARPAYPSEYQRPEPGAWPRPQQDEYSWQQQRLGFPERDPYASPSSQDSYGGPAAQDPYASSRPQDYRPQSAERPPYDTSPYEQKRPEYDKPRSDYDQRDAGRRELSDPSSQGPGHHHRGGPGGPGQGGMGAPGPSAAQSSPTPGPGEPTARLNPKYLFDTFVIGASNRFAHAAAVAVAEAPAKAYNPLFIYGESGLGKTHLLHAIGHYARSLYPGTRVRYVSSEEFTNEFINSIRDGKGDSFRKRYREMDILLVDDIQFLADKESTQEEFFHTFNTLHNANKQIVLSSDRPPKQLVTLEDRLRNRFEWGLITDVQPPELETRIAILRKKAVQEQLNAPPEVLEFIASRISRNIRELEGALIRVTAFASLNRQPVDLGLTEIVLKDLIPGGDDSTPEITSTAIMSATADYFGLTIEDLCGSSRGRQLVTARQIAMYLCRELTDLSLPKIGALFGGRDHTTVMHADRKIRNLMAERRSIYNQVTELTNRIKNG
- the dnaN gene encoding DNA polymerase III subunit beta produces the protein MKIRVERDVLAEAVAWAARSLPARPPAPVLAGLLLKAEDGQLSLSSFDYEVSARVSVETEVEEEGTVLVSGRLLADICRALPNRPVEISTDGVRATVVCGPSRFTLHTLPVEEYPSLPQMPNATGTVPGDVFASAAAQVAIAAGRDDTLPVLTGVRIEIEGDTVTLASTDRYRFAVREFLWKPENPDASAVALVPAKTLLDTAKALTSGDSVTLALSGGGSGEGLIGFEGAGRRTTTRLLEGDLPKYRTLFPTEFNSVAVIETAPFVEAVKRVALVAERNTPVRLSFEQGVLILEAGSSDDAQAVERVDAQLEGDDISIAFNPTFLLDGLSAIDSPVAQLSFTTSTKPALLSGKPALDAEADDAYKYLIMPVRLSG
- a CDS encoding DUF721 domain-containing protein, with product MSGDEAEAKGAPERVPEPSGVDLARVALRAAREQARARGDAAQQKKQARRGGGLRSGAGADGRDPLALGAAINRLLTERGWEAPAAVGGVMGRWPQIVGEDVAKHCEPERYDEEERALIVRCDSTAWATNLRLLAPTLVARLNEDLGHGTVRLIKVLGPGGPQRRYGPLRAPGSTGPGDTYG
- the gyrB gene encoding DNA topoisomerase (ATP-hydrolyzing) subunit B, with protein sequence MLCQKGRFVADSGNPNENIPSTDAGASSGASASSSHEVTASYDASAITVLEGLDAVRKRPGMYIGSTGERGLHHLVYEVVDNSVDEALAGHADTIDVTILADGGVRVTDNGRGIPVGIVASEGKPALEVVLTVLHAGGKFGGGGYAVSGGLHGVGVSVVNALSSKVAVEVRTDGHRWTQDYKMGVPTAPLAKHEAIADTGTSVTFWADADIFETTEYSFETLSRRFQEMAFLNKGLTIRLTDERESAKATAGADEAGADEKDEVKTVTYHYEGGIVDFVKYLNSRKGEAVHPTVIDLEAEDKDKSLSLEVAMQWNSGYSEGVYSFANIIHTHEGGTHEEGFRAALTNLVNKYARDKKLLREKDDNLTGDDIREGLTAIISVKLSEPQFEGQTKTKLGNTEAKTFVQKAVYEHLNDWLDRNPVEAADIVRKGIQAATARVAARKARDLTRRKGLLESASLPGKLSDCQSNDPTKCEIFIVEGDSAGGSAKSGRNPQYQAILPIRGKILNVEKARIDKILQNQEIQALISAFGTGVHEDFDIEKLRYHKIILMADADVDGQHISTLLLTFLFRFMRPLVESGHVYLSRPPLYKIKWGRDDIEYAYSDRERDALIEMGRQRGKRVREDSIQRFKGLGEMNAEELRITTMDQEHRVLGQVTLDDAAQADDLFSVLMGEDVEARRAFIQRNAKDVRFLDI